In one Tachysurus fulvidraco isolate hzauxx_2018 chromosome 16, HZAU_PFXX_2.0, whole genome shotgun sequence genomic region, the following are encoded:
- the plg gene encoding plasminogen — protein sequence MDAHKATLLLGVFLYAGLFQVQTQSADLDSYVKTDGAWIFTLQKRAYITAKVEECALKCDEETQFTCRSFVFIEKDQECLTIPANSKTEQVYRRASTALFEKKRYLLECSNGVGSDYRGTQSRTKSGTLCQRWEALFPHKPNITPKTHPKADLESNYCRNPDGDSQGPWCYTTDINKRWEHCSIPSCSEECMYCSGENYRGKISITEGGFTCQQWDSQKPHNHGYNPDVFPEKYLEENYCRNPDGEPRPWCFTTNPSKRWDFCLIPRCTTQPPTVEPEVSCITGDGNSYRGTVSVTKSGKTCQSWSSQVPQKHSRTPVNYPCKDLDNNYCRNPDNERSPWCYTTDPETRWEYCNISSCGAEPHPDEPVIAPAEDCYTGNGSSYRGVMSETITGKKCQSWSSMNPHKHSKTSQQFPNADLRRNLCRNPDGDRAPWCYTTDPTVRWEYCKIERCGSILPSQTNGEGVRPPPIVIQQALPPIKNPEKENEDCKIGIGEDYRGSISITTEGVTCQAWGATTPHMTNFNDKTHPGKGLESNKCRNPDGDTNGPWCYTMNPAKKWDYCNVRDCAETKCGQPVTKPRRCFGRIVGGCTSKPHSWPWQISLRTSTGLHFCGGTLIDAQWVLTAAHCLERSNRPSAYKVYMGIHTERATEASKQIRDLDQIIKGPPGTDIALLKLDRPANLNDKVAKVCLPQKDYIVPSGTECYVTGWGETQGTGGEGILKETGFPVIENKVCNRPEYLNNRVKDFEMCAGNIEGGTDSCQGDSGGPLVCYGQNTFILQGVTSWGLGCANAMKPGVYARVSKFTDWIEKQTGIKS from the exons ATGGATGCTCACAAAGCGACTCTGCTTCTTGGGGTTTTCCTTTACGCAG gtCTCTTTCAGGTCCAGACCCAGAGTGCAG ATTTGGATTCGTACGTTAAAACCGACGGCGCTTGGATTTTCACCTTGCAAAAAAGAGCGTACATTACAGCAAAGGTGGAGGAATGTGCACTAAAGTGTGATGAAGAAACACAGTTCACATGCAG ATCTTTTGTTTTCATCGAGAAAGATCAGGAATGTTTAACGATACCAGCCAACTCTAAGACAGAGCAGGTGTATCGGAGAGCGAGTACAGCTCTGTTTGAAAAGAAAC GTTATTTACTCGAGTGTTCCAACGGCGTCGGTAGCGACTACAGAGGGACACAAAGCAGGACGAAATCAGGAACACTGTGTCAGCGCTGGGAAGCTCTGTTCCCTCACAAGCCAAA CATCACGCCCAAGACGCACCCGAAAGCCGACCTGGAGTCCAATTACTGTCGCAACCCAGACGGAGACAGTCAGGGCCCCTGGTGCTACaccacagacataaataagagATGGGAGCACTGTTCCATTCCCAGCTGCAGTG AGGAATGCATGTACTGTAGTGGAGAAAACTACAGAGGGAAGATCTCCATCACTGAGGGAGGATTCACCTGTCAACAATGGGACTCCCAGAAACCCCATAATCATGGATACAATCCCGATGT ttttCCTGAGAAGTACTTGGAAGAGAACTACTGCAGAAATCCAGATGGAGAACCCAGACCTTGGTGTTTCACTACAAATCCATCCAAACGCTGGGATTTCTGCTTGATCCCTCGCTGCA CGACCCAGCCTCCAACCGTTGAACCAGAGGTTAGCTGTATTACAGGAGACGGGAACTCTTACAGAGGCACTGTGTCTGTGACAAAATCAGGGAAAACTTGCCAATCATGGTCATCTCAGGTTCCTCAGAAGCATTCAAGAACACCAGTGAACTACCCGTGCAA AGATCTGGATAACAACTACTGCAGAAACCCTGACAACGAGAGGAGCCCCTGGTGTTACACCACCGACCCTGAAACCCGCTGGGAGTACTGCAATATATCGAGCTGTGGTGCCGAGCCACACCCAG ATGAACCAGTTATCGCTCCAGCCGAGGACTGTTACACAGGAAACGGCAGCTCATACCGTGGGGTCATGTCAGAGACCATCACTGGGAAGAAGTGTCAGTCTTGGAGCTCTATGAACCCTCATAAACATTCAAAGACTTCACAGCAATTCCCTAATGC AGACTTGAGAAGAAACCTGTGCAGGAACCCTGATGGTGACAGGGCTCCATGGTGCTACACCACTGACCCCACTGTACGCTGGGAGTACTGTAAGATAGAGCGCTGTGGTAGCATTCTTCCATCTCAGACCAATGGGGAAGGTGTGCGTCCTCCCCCGATCGTCATACAACAGGCTCTTCCTCCTATAAAAAACCCAG aaaaagaaaatgaagattGCAAGATCGGCATCGGAGAAGATTATCGAGGTTCGATATCGATTACTACAGAAGGAGTAACCTGCCAAGCATGGGGTGCAACGACGCCCCACATGACCAACTTTAATGATAAGACGCACCCTGGGAAGGGTCTGGAGTCTAAT AAATGCAGAAATCCTGACGGTGACACGAACGGACCTTGGTGTTACACGATGAATCCGGCAAAGAAATGGGACTACTGTAACGTCCGAGACTGCGCAGAAACGAAATGCGGACAGCCGGTAACAAAACCCAGGCGCTGCTTTGGCAGGATCGTCGGAGGATGCACCTCTAAACCTCACTCTTGGCCTTGGCAGATCAGTCTCAGGACCAG CACCGGCCTGCACTTCTGTGGAGGAACTTTAATCGATGCCCAGTGGGTCCTTACAGCAGCTCACTGCCTCGAACG ATCTAACAGACCGTCTGCCTACAAAGTATACATGGGAATCCATACAGAACGTGCAACTGAGGCGTCCAAACAGATCCGTGACCTGGACCAGATTATAAAGGGGCCACCAGGAACAGATATCGCTTTACTCAAGCTGGATAG GCCAGCTAATTTAAATGATAAAGTGGCTAAGGTGTGTTTGCCTCAAAAAGATTACATCGTACCCAGTGGGACAGAGTGCTACGTTACAGGCTGGGGAGAAACCCAAG GAACGGGTGGAGAAGGCATTCTGAAGGAGACGGGTTTCCCAGTTATAGAAAACAAAGTGTGTAATCGTCCTGAATACCTGAACAACCGAGTGAAGGACTTTGAGATGTGTGCAGGAAACATAGAGGGAGGAACTGATAGCTGTCAG ggtgaCAGTGGAGGTCCTCTAGTATGTTATGGTCAGAACACCTTCATTCTCCAGGGAGTAACATCATGGGGTCTCGGCTGTGCCAATGCCATGAAGCCTGGTGTGTACGCTCGCGTCTCTAAGTTCACTGACTGGATAGAAAAACAGACGGGAATCAAATCCTGA
- the gpr31 gene encoding hydroxycarboxylic acid receptor 3, with the protein MANHASDNCTAGSKDLYTFYFSVMIVEFILALPLNLTVIYLFIFKLKFWKSKSNNIFLFNLVLADILLLICLPVRAYYFQRGERRSNNNTVCRSVLFMLFLNREASIAFLTIISIDRYFSVVHPSIRNPFKIRKRNVLISVLVWVVLMPLTIPSMLTSFECCNSNETEDTPGQLPETATPVTFRELVFFTPVLIPSIVLVYCTVRITNRLKQKTVGDRTKLRRAVFLVTLVVLVFVFCFWPSAISRLVLLMVRVTERPEAEEIAVQVYDGLMCLSYLDCLLDPIVYCLSSTKFKNLYISTYLPFLLKGRHVEHH; encoded by the coding sequence ATGGCAAACCACGCGAGTGACAACTGTACAGCTGGAAGTAAGGATCTGTACACGTTCTACTTCTCGGTGATGATCGTGGAGTTTATCCTGGCACTTCCTCTGAACCTCACCGTCATCTacctctttatttttaaactcaAATTCTGGAAATCTAAAAGCAACAACATTTTTCTCTTCAATCTCGTCTTGGCGGATATCCTGCTGCTGATCTGTTTACCGGTCAGGGCGTATTACTTCCAGCGTGGAGAGAGACGGAGTAACAACAACACCGTATGCAGATCGGTCCTGTTTATGCTCTTCTTGAACCGAGAAGCGAGCATCGCCTTCCTGACTATCATTTCCATCGATCGTTACTTCAGCGTGGTTCATCCCAGCATTAGGAACCCCTTCAAGATCAGGAAGCGAAACGTTCTCATCTCGGTCCTGGTCTGGGTTGTGCTTATGCCTTTGACCATCCCGTCCATGCTGACCAGCTTCGAGTGCTGCAACAGCAACGAGACGGAAGACACGCCGGGACAGCTTCCAGAGACCGCCACCCCCGTCACCTTCAGGGAGCTTGTGTTTTTCACGCCGGTTCTCATCCCATCTATCGTCCTGGTCTACTGTACTGTCAGGATCACCAACAGGCTGAAGCAGAAGACGGTCGGCGACAGGACCAAGCTGAGAAGAGCCGTGTTCCTGGTCACTCTGGTTGTCTTGgtgtttgttttctgcttttGGCCGTCTGCTATTTCTAGATTGGTGCTGCTGATGGTCAGAGTCACGGAGCGTCCGGAAGCGGAGGAGATCGCCGTTCAGGTCTACGACGGACTCATGTGCCTCTCGTATCTGGATTGCCTTTTGGACCCCATCGTCTACTGTCTGAGCAGTACCAAGTTCAAAAACTTGTACATATCCACATATCTGCCTTTTCTGCTGAAAGGACGACACGTGGAACATCACTGA